A section of the Salvelinus sp. IW2-2015 linkage group LG7, ASM291031v2, whole genome shotgun sequence genome encodes:
- the LOC111966900 gene encoding DNA (cytosine-5)-methyltransferase 3C-like — translation MGAYYISVSREDGRPFFWLFENVVFMNNKAKIFRFLVCNPVLVDAVKVSPAHKAQYFWGSIPGTNRPIITSQNDKVNLQDCLERGRVAKFTKVRTIPTNSNSLKQNKDVGKLPVSEKGVDDNMWITVLEKIFGFPKHI, via the exons ATGGGTGCTTATTACATCTCTGTCAGTAGAGAGGACGGGCGGCCCTTCTTTTGGTTGTTTGAGAACGTGGTGTTCATGAACAACAAGGCCAAAATCTTCCGCTTTCTGGTG TGCAACCCGGTTCTGGTGGATGCGGTGAAAGTGAGCCCGGCCCATAAAGCGCAATACTTTTGGGGCAGCATCCCTGGGACGAACAG GCCCATCATCACATCACAGAACGACAAGGTCAATCTCCAAGACTGCCTTGAAAGGGGCAGAGTTGCCAAG TTCACAAAAGTGAGGACAATCCCCACCAACTCGAACTCTCTCAAGCAGAACAAAGATGTGGGCAAGCTCCCGGTATCAGAGAAAGGCGTGGATGACAACATGTGGATCACAGTGCTAGAAAA